The Mercurialis annua linkage group LG8, ddMerAnnu1.2, whole genome shotgun sequence genome window below encodes:
- the LOC126660261 gene encoding uncharacterized protein LOC126660261 isoform X2, whose amino-acid sequence MFQSSLSFLLERAGIVLTPPSDQLHQTSQHLLVDGAFPPTQLPNSAATSNRISTAEVLIQIAESVYSDHHGIGREEQNNETSDSETSTDNGSTTDERFDLVSSPALAPRSNRISLIGDVVWDGQDSSIQGTELHHIGRWIEQIFPFFLLLLVVFIRQHLQGFAVAIGITVILLKSNDILQRQVALKGDSKIYVFALISIFGILYVIGLYYCYRNDDLLPPLVMLPPKVLPRFRTAVFIIIINDALVRQAAMTFKCLLLLYYKNGGGLNYYRQGQMLTLVEHMLLLYRTMIPTPVWFRFLLNKENGCLFSSLTTGFYLTFKITCVIEKVKSLLAAWKALSQKEVHYRSYATAEQVSAAGDLCAICQEKMYYPVLLHCRHIFCEECVSEWFEREGTCPLCWALLKPRNVRSFGDGSTSIVFQLF is encoded by the exons ATGTTTCAGTCATCTCTTTCTTTTCTGTTGGAGCGTGCTGGTATTGTTTTAACCCCACCTTCCGACCAACTGCATCAAACCAGCCAACATTTGTTAGTCGATGGAGCTTTCCCTCCAACTCAGTTGCCCAATTCTGCTGCCACTAGCAATAGAATTAGCACGGCCGAGGTTCTTATTCAGATTGCTGAATCTGTATACAGTGATCATCATGGGATAGGAAGAGAGGAGCAAAATAACGAAACATCAGATAGTGAAACAAGTACTGATAATGGAAGTACAACTGATGAGAGATTTGATTTAGTGTCTTCTCCTGCATTAGCTCCTCGTTCTAACCGTATAAGCTTGATTGGGGATGTTGTCTGGGATGGGCAAGATTCTTCTATCCAGGGTACTGAGTTGCACCACATTGGCAGATGGATTGAGCAAATTTTTCCATTCTTCTTGCTGTTGCTAGTTGTTTTCATTCGTCAACATTTGCAAG GATTTGCTGTTGCAATCGGGATTACAGTTATACTTCTCAAGTCAAATGACATTCTGCAAAGACAAGTTGCTCTAAAG GGAGATAGCAAGATCTATGTTTTTGCTCTGATCTCCATATTTGGCATCCTTTATGTGATTGGTCTTTACTATTGTTATCGAAATGATGATCTTTTGCCTCCATTGGTCATGCTCCCTCCAAAAGTCTTACCACGTTTTCGGACTGCAGTATTCATCATCATAATAAATG ATGCATTGGTTCGACAGGCAGCAATGACTTTCAAGTGTTTACTGTTATTGTATTACAAGAATGGTGGTGGCCTCAATTATTACCGGCAG GGTCAAATGCTAACGTTGGTTGAGCATATGTTGCTGTTGTACCGCACCATGATACCAACGCCTGTATGGTTTAGATTCTTGTTGAACAAAGAAAATGGATGCCTCTTCTCATCACTGACGACAGGGTTTTATTTAACATTCAAGATTACTTGTGTAATTGAAAAG GTAAAATCCTTGCTTGCAGCCTGGAAGGCGTTATCACAAAAGGAAGTTCATTACAGATCATATGCAACTGCGGAACAG GTAAGTGCAGCAGGCGATCTGTGTGCCATTTGCCAGGAAAAGATGTATTATCCTGTATTGTTGCACTGTCGACACATATTCTGTGAAGAGTGTGTTTCAGAATG GTTTGAGAGAGAAGGGACGTGCCCATTGTGTTGGGCGTTGCTGAAACCGAGAAATGTGAGGTCATTTGGGGACGGGTCAACAAGTATAGTATTCCAGTTGTTTTGA
- the LOC130014986 gene encoding uncharacterized protein LOC130014986 — MSKPSQRKILLLLQLKSLSKSSSSSFTSSLCSRRITTQGPSSYSIFSSLNPSFTSKSTSLYNTATKLNVGSNYSSFSLLSKQRGSSSPWYYGMNTHFSSSNLGGKTVNGFARKVVEKPAAAFSRYRGAIGLQMDAFWKRNVLFLVGAGGVVMCGLLWRIMFGIANTFVGLSEGMAKYGFLALSSAIVAFALSGFGGSKNSIKNFYKNLTKHFSEVF, encoded by the exons atgtcaaagcCTTCCCAAAGAAAAATCCTACTTCTCCTCCAGCTCAAAAGCTTATCAAAATCCTCTTCTTCTTCGTTCACTTCCTCTTTATGTTCTAGAAGAATTACAACTCAAGGCCCTTCTTcttattcaattttttcttcCTTAAACCCTTCATTTACTTCAAAATCAACTTCCCTGTATAACACTGCTACAAAACTTAATGTGGGTTCAAATTACTCTTCATTCTCGCTTCTTTCTAAACAGAGAGGAAGCAGTAGCCCTTGGTATTATGGGATGAACACACACTTTTCTTCTTCCAATTTGGGCGGCAAAACTGTGAATGGATTTGCTAGAAAGGTTGTTGAGAAGCCGGCGGCTGCTTTCTCCAGGTATCGTGGAGCCATAGGGCTGCAGATGGATGCCTTTTGGAAGAGGAATGTTCTGTTCCTGGTGGGGGCAGGTGGAGTGGTTATGTGTGGTTTGCTTTGGAGGATCATGTTCGGGATTGCCAATACTTTTGTTGGCCTCTCTGAAGGCATGGCCAAGTATGGTTTTCTTGCCCTTTCCTCTGCCATTGTTGCCTTTGCT cTATCAGGTTTTGGAGGTTCAAAAAACTCCAtaaaaaacttttacaaaaatctCACCAAGCACTTTAGTGaagttttttga
- the LOC126660262 gene encoding autophagy-related protein 18c isoform X2 — protein MTSTVSSSRGFLPPTPHASFGSPNIIPPPPSMAHPQTDSLETELLSVSWNQDYGCFAAGTNSGFRIYNCDPFKETFRRDLNSGGFKIVEMLFRCNILALAGSGANSQYPPNKVLIWDDHQSRCIGEFSFRSEVRAVKLRRDQIVVVLEHKIYVYSFMDLKLLHQIETLANPRGLCCLSHHSNTSVLACPGLHRGQVRIEHFGLNVMKLINAHDSHLACITLTMDGLLLATASTRGTLIRIFNTMDGSRLQEVRRGVDRADIYGIALSSNVQWLAVSSDKGTVHIFSLRVRVAGEDSSSYSSPIQGSALLKQNSSTSLDALISPSSSANPGSSLSFMRGMLPKYFSSEWSFAQFHLPEDTHFIAAFGSQNTVIIVGMDGRCSFDPVHGGEMVQQEYARFLKIESIPR, from the exons ATGACTTCCACTGTTTCTTCTTCTCGCGGGTTTCTTCCACCAACACCCCATGCCTCCTTTGGTTCTCCCAACATCATTCCTCCTCCTCCATCTATGGCCCACCCCCAAACCGACAGCCTCGAAACCGAGTTACTCTCTGTCTCTTGGAATCAGGACTATGGATGCTTTGCTGCTGGCACAAACTCTGGCTTTCGTATCTATAACTGCGACCCCTTTAAAGAAACCTTCAGACGCGATCTCAATAGTGGCGGATTCAAAATCGTTGAGATGCTCTTCCGCTGCAACATTTTGGCGCTTGCAGGCAGTGGTGCTAATTCCCAGTATCCTCCAAACAAAGTCTTAATTTGGGATGATCATCAAAGCCGATGCATTGGTGAATTTTCATTCAGGTCTGAGGTGCGTGCAGTAAAACTAAGACGGGACCAGATTGTCGTGGTTCTTGAGCACAAAATATATGTTTATAGTTTCATGGATCTTAAACTCCTTCATCAGATTGAGACTTTAGCCAATCCTAGGGGGCTATGTTGCCTTTCTCACCATTCAAATACGTCTGTTTTAGCTTGCCCAGGTCTTCATCGAGGGCAGGTTCGGATTGAACACTTTGGGCTCAATGTCATGAAGTTGATCAATGCCCATGACTCCCATCTTGCATGCATCACCTTGACTATGGATGGCCTGCTTCTAGCAACTGCCAGTACTAGAGGCACTTTGATCAGAATTTTCAATACCATGGATGGGTCTCGCTTGCAAGAG GTTCGAAGAGGAGTTGACAGGGCCGATATTTATGGCATTGCGCTGTCTTCGAATGTCCAATGGCTAGCTGTTTCTAGTGATAAAGGTACTGTTCACATTTTCAGTCTTAGAGTTCGAGTGGCTGGAGAGGACTCTTCCTCTTACTCAAGTCCTATTCAGGGTTCAGCATTGTTGAAGCAGAATTCATCAACTTCTCTTGATGCTCTTATTTCTCCAAGTTCTAGTGCCAACCCTGGTTCATCCTTGTCTTTTATGAGAG GGATGTTACCAAAGTATTTTAGCTCAGAGTGGTCATTTGCCCAGTTCCACTTGCCAGAAGACACCCATTTTATTGCAGCATTTGGATCCCAGAATACTGTTATTATTGTTGGCATGGATGGAAG ATGCAGCTTTGATCCAGTTCATGGAGGGGAGATGGTGCAGCAGGAATATGCTCGCTTTCTGAAAATAGAGAGCATTCCGCGATAG
- the LOC126660266 gene encoding hydroxyacylglutathione hydrolase cytoplasmic-like yields MKIFHIPCLEDNYAYLIIDEDTKEAAVVDPVEPQKVLHLASLHGVHLKFLLTTHHHWDHAGGNEKMKELVPGIQVCGGSLDNVKACTHLVHNGDTFTLGSHLTILALHTPCHTKGHISYYVTGKEGDHPAVFTGDTLFIAGCGKFFEGTAEQMYQSLCVTLGSLPKPTQVYCGHEYTIKNLQFALSIEPDNVKLHEKLKWAQKQRQEGLPTIPSTIEEELETNPYMRVDLPELMAKVGCESPVETIQKLRKQKDNWRG; encoded by the exons ATGAAGATCTTCCATATTCCTTGCTTAGAAGATAACTACGCCTATCT GATAATAGACGAGGACACTAAAGAAGCAGCAGTAGTGGATCCCGTGGAGCCGCAAAAGGTGCTTCACCTCGCCAGTCTCCATGGCGTCCATCTCAAGTTCCTCCTCACCACTCACCATCACTG GGATCATGCTGGGGGTAATGAGAAGATGAAGGAGCTCGTCCCTGGGATTCAGGTGTGCGGTGGTTCCCTCGACAACGTCAAGGCCTGCACCCATCTAGTTCACAATGGTGATACCTTTACTCTTGGTTCTCATCTCACTATTTTGGCTCTCCACACTCCTTG TCATACTAAGGGTCACATAAGTTATTATGTTACTGGCAAGGAGGGAGACCATCCTGCAGTTTTCACTGGCGACACActg TTTATTGCTGGTTGCGGGAAATTCTTTGAAGGCACTGCAGAACAGATGTATCAATCACTTTGTGTCACGTTGGGTTCACTGCCAAAACCTACTCAAGTCTATTGTGGTCACGAg TACACTATCAAAAACTTGCAATTTGCTCTATCAATTGAACCGGATAATGTGAAGTTACACGAGAAGCTTAAATGGGCTCAGAAACAGCGCCAAGAAGGTCTCCCCACCATTCCCTCAACAATTGAGGAAGAGTTGGAGACAAATCCATACATGCGCGTGGATCTTCCGGAGCTTATG GCAAAAGTGGGCTGTGAATCTCCTGTTGAAACCATTCAGAAGTTAAGGAAGCAGAAAGACAATTGGAGAGGCTAG
- the LOC130014442 gene encoding autophagy-related protein 18c-like isoform X1 produces the protein MTSTVSSSRGFLPPTPHASFGSPNIIPPPPSMAHPQTDSLETELLSVSWNQDYGCFAAGTNSGFRIYNCDPFKETFRRDLNSGGFKIVEMLFRCNILALAGSGANSQYPPNKVLIWDDHQSRCIGEFSFRSEVRAVKLRRDQIVVVLEHKIYVYSFMDLKLLHQIETLANPRGLCCLSHHSNTSVLACPGLHRGQVRIEHFGLNVMKLINAHDSHLACITLTMDGLLLATASTRGTLIRIFNTMDGSRLQEVRRGVDRADIYGIALSSNVQWLAVSSDKGTVHIFSLRVRVAGEDSSSYSSPIQGSALLKQNSSTSLDALISPSSSANPGSSLSFMRGMLPKYFSSEWSFAQFHLPEDTHFIAAFGSQNTVIIVGMDGSFYRCSFDPVHGGEMVQQEYARFLKIESIPR, from the exons ATGACTTCCACTGTTTCTTCTTCTCGCGGGTTTCTTCCACCAACACCCCATGCCTCCTTTGGTTCTCCCAACATCATTCCTCCTCCTCCATCTATGGCCCACCCCCAAACCGACAGCCTCGAAACCGAGTTACTCTCTGTCTCTTGGAATCAGGACTATGGATGCTTTGCTGCTGGCACAAACTCTGGCTTTCGTATCTATAACTGCGACCCCTTTAAAGAAACCTTCAGACGCGATCTCAATAGTGGCGGATTCAAAATCGTTGAGATGCTCTTCCGCTGCAACATTTTGGCGCTTGCAGGCAGTGGTGCTAATTCCCAGTATCCTCCAAACAAAGTCTTAATTTGGGATGATCATCAAAGCCGATGCATTGGTGAATTTTCATTCAGGTCTGAGGTGCGTGCAGTAAAACTAAGACGGGACCAGATTGTCGTGGTTCTTGAGCACAAAATATATGTTTATAGTTTCATGGATCTTAAACTCCTTCATCAGATTGAGACTTTAGCCAATCCTAGGGGGCTATGTTGCCTTTCTCACCATTCAAATACGTCTGTTTTAGCTTGCCCAGGTCTTCATCGAGGGCAGGTTCGGATTGAACACTTTGGGCTCAATGTCATGAAGTTGATCAATGCCCATGACTCCCATCTTGCATGCATCACCTTGACTATGGATGGCCTGCTTCTAGCAACTGCCAGTACTAGAGGCACTTTGATCAGAATTTTCAATACCATGGATGGGTCTCGCTTGCAAGAG GTTCGAAGAGGAGTTGACAGGGCCGATATTTATGGCATTGCGCTGTCTTCGAATGTCCAGTGGCTAGCTGTTTCTAGTGATAAAGGTACTGTTCACATTTTCAGTCTTAGAGTTCGAGTGGCTGGAGAGGACTCTTCCTCTTACTCAAGTCCTATTCAGGGTTCAGCATTGTTGAAGCAGAATTCATCAACTTCTCTTGATGCTCTTATTTCTCCAAGTTCTAGTGCCAACCCTGGTTCATCCTTGTCTTTTATGAGAG GGATGTTACCAAAGTATTTTAGCTCAGAGTGGTCATTTGCCCAGTTCCACTTGCCAGAAGACACCCATTTTATTGCAGCATTTGGATCCCAGAATACTGTTATTATTGTTGGCATGGATGGAAG TTTCTACAGATGCAGCTTTGATCCAGTTCATGGAGGGGAGATGGTGCAGCAGGAATATGCTCGCTTTCTGAAAATAGAGAGCATTCCGCGATAG
- the LOC126660261 gene encoding uncharacterized protein LOC126660261 isoform X3, which produces MFQSSLSFLLERAGIVLTPPSDQLHQTSQHLLVDGAFPPTQLPNSAATSNRISTAEVLIQIAESVYSDHHGIGREEQNNETSDSETSTDNGSTTDERFDLVSSPALAPRSNRISLIGDVVWDGQDSSIQGTELHHIGRWIEQIFPFFLLLLVVFIRQHLQGFAVAIGITVILLKSNDILQRQVALKGDSKIYVFALISIFGILYVIGLYYCYRNDDLLPPLVMLPPKVLPRFRTAVFIIIINDALVRQAAMTFKCLLLLYYKNGGGLNYYRQVNDVMPYKGQMLTLVEHMLLLYRTMIPTPVWFRFLLNKENGCLFSSLTTGFYLTFKITCVIEKVKSLLAAWKALSQKEVHYRSYATAEQV; this is translated from the exons ATGTTTCAGTCATCTCTTTCTTTTCTGTTGGAGCGTGCTGGTATTGTTTTAACCCCACCTTCCGACCAACTGCATCAAACCAGCCAACATTTGTTAGTCGATGGAGCTTTCCCTCCAACTCAGTTGCCCAATTCTGCTGCCACTAGCAATAGAATTAGCACGGCCGAGGTTCTTATTCAGATTGCTGAATCTGTATACAGTGATCATCATGGGATAGGAAGAGAGGAGCAAAATAACGAAACATCAGATAGTGAAACAAGTACTGATAATGGAAGTACAACTGATGAGAGATTTGATTTAGTGTCTTCTCCTGCATTAGCTCCTCGTTCTAACCGTATAAGCTTGATTGGGGATGTTGTCTGGGATGGGCAAGATTCTTCTATCCAGGGTACTGAGTTGCACCACATTGGCAGATGGATTGAGCAAATTTTTCCATTCTTCTTGCTGTTGCTAGTTGTTTTCATTCGTCAACATTTGCAAG GATTTGCTGTTGCAATCGGGATTACAGTTATACTTCTCAAGTCAAATGACATTCTGCAAAGACAAGTTGCTCTAAAG GGAGATAGCAAGATCTATGTTTTTGCTCTGATCTCCATATTTGGCATCCTTTATGTGATTGGTCTTTACTATTGTTATCGAAATGATGATCTTTTGCCTCCATTGGTCATGCTCCCTCCAAAAGTCTTACCACGTTTTCGGACTGCAGTATTCATCATCATAATAAATG ATGCATTGGTTCGACAGGCAGCAATGACTTTCAAGTGTTTACTGTTATTGTATTACAAGAATGGTGGTGGCCTCAATTATTACCGGCAGGTGAATGATGTGATGCCCTACAAA GGTCAAATGCTAACGTTGGTTGAGCATATGTTGCTGTTGTACCGCACCATGATACCAACGCCTGTATGGTTTAGATTCTTGTTGAACAAAGAAAATGGATGCCTCTTCTCATCACTGACGACAGGGTTTTATTTAACATTCAAGATTACTTGTGTAATTGAAAAG GTAAAATCCTTGCTTGCAGCCTGGAAGGCGTTATCACAAAAGGAAGTTCATTACAGATCATATGCAACTGCGGAACAG GTTTGA
- the LOC126660262 gene encoding autophagy-related protein 18c isoform X1, whose translation MTSTVSSSRGFLPPTPHASFGSPNIIPPPPSMAHPQTDSLETELLSVSWNQDYGCFAAGTNSGFRIYNCDPFKETFRRDLNSGGFKIVEMLFRCNILALAGSGANSQYPPNKVLIWDDHQSRCIGEFSFRSEVRAVKLRRDQIVVVLEHKIYVYSFMDLKLLHQIETLANPRGLCCLSHHSNTSVLACPGLHRGQVRIEHFGLNVMKLINAHDSHLACITLTMDGLLLATASTRGTLIRIFNTMDGSRLQEVRRGVDRADIYGIALSSNVQWLAVSSDKGTVHIFSLRVRVAGEDSSSYSSPIQGSALLKQNSSTSLDALISPSSSANPGSSLSFMRGMLPKYFSSEWSFAQFHLPEDTHFIAAFGSQNTVIIVGMDGSFYRCSFDPVHGGEMVQQEYARFLKIESIPR comes from the exons ATGACTTCCACTGTTTCTTCTTCTCGCGGGTTTCTTCCACCAACACCCCATGCCTCCTTTGGTTCTCCCAACATCATTCCTCCTCCTCCATCTATGGCCCACCCCCAAACCGACAGCCTCGAAACCGAGTTACTCTCTGTCTCTTGGAATCAGGACTATGGATGCTTTGCTGCTGGCACAAACTCTGGCTTTCGTATCTATAACTGCGACCCCTTTAAAGAAACCTTCAGACGCGATCTCAATAGTGGCGGATTCAAAATCGTTGAGATGCTCTTCCGCTGCAACATTTTGGCGCTTGCAGGCAGTGGTGCTAATTCCCAGTATCCTCCAAACAAAGTCTTAATTTGGGATGATCATCAAAGCCGATGCATTGGTGAATTTTCATTCAGGTCTGAGGTGCGTGCAGTAAAACTAAGACGGGACCAGATTGTCGTGGTTCTTGAGCACAAAATATATGTTTATAGTTTCATGGATCTTAAACTCCTTCATCAGATTGAGACTTTAGCCAATCCTAGGGGGCTATGTTGCCTTTCTCACCATTCAAATACGTCTGTTTTAGCTTGCCCAGGTCTTCATCGAGGGCAGGTTCGGATTGAACACTTTGGGCTCAATGTCATGAAGTTGATCAATGCCCATGACTCCCATCTTGCATGCATCACCTTGACTATGGATGGCCTGCTTCTAGCAACTGCCAGTACTAGAGGCACTTTGATCAGAATTTTCAATACCATGGATGGGTCTCGCTTGCAAGAG GTTCGAAGAGGAGTTGACAGGGCCGATATTTATGGCATTGCGCTGTCTTCGAATGTCCAATGGCTAGCTGTTTCTAGTGATAAAGGTACTGTTCACATTTTCAGTCTTAGAGTTCGAGTGGCTGGAGAGGACTCTTCCTCTTACTCAAGTCCTATTCAGGGTTCAGCATTGTTGAAGCAGAATTCATCAACTTCTCTTGATGCTCTTATTTCTCCAAGTTCTAGTGCCAACCCTGGTTCATCCTTGTCTTTTATGAGAG GGATGTTACCAAAGTATTTTAGCTCAGAGTGGTCATTTGCCCAGTTCCACTTGCCAGAAGACACCCATTTTATTGCAGCATTTGGATCCCAGAATACTGTTATTATTGTTGGCATGGATGGAAG TTTCTACAGATGCAGCTTTGATCCAGTTCATGGAGGGGAGATGGTGCAGCAGGAATATGCTCGCTTTCTGAAAATAGAGAGCATTCCGCGATAG
- the LOC126660261 gene encoding uncharacterized protein LOC126660261 isoform X1, with amino-acid sequence MFQSSLSFLLERAGIVLTPPSDQLHQTSQHLLVDGAFPPTQLPNSAATSNRISTAEVLIQIAESVYSDHHGIGREEQNNETSDSETSTDNGSTTDERFDLVSSPALAPRSNRISLIGDVVWDGQDSSIQGTELHHIGRWIEQIFPFFLLLLVVFIRQHLQGFAVAIGITVILLKSNDILQRQVALKGDSKIYVFALISIFGILYVIGLYYCYRNDDLLPPLVMLPPKVLPRFRTAVFIIIINDALVRQAAMTFKCLLLLYYKNGGGLNYYRQVNDVMPYKGQMLTLVEHMLLLYRTMIPTPVWFRFLLNKENGCLFSSLTTGFYLTFKITCVIEKVKSLLAAWKALSQKEVHYRSYATAEQVSAAGDLCAICQEKMYYPVLLHCRHIFCEECVSEWFEREGTCPLCWALLKPRNVRSFGDGSTSIVFQLF; translated from the exons ATGTTTCAGTCATCTCTTTCTTTTCTGTTGGAGCGTGCTGGTATTGTTTTAACCCCACCTTCCGACCAACTGCATCAAACCAGCCAACATTTGTTAGTCGATGGAGCTTTCCCTCCAACTCAGTTGCCCAATTCTGCTGCCACTAGCAATAGAATTAGCACGGCCGAGGTTCTTATTCAGATTGCTGAATCTGTATACAGTGATCATCATGGGATAGGAAGAGAGGAGCAAAATAACGAAACATCAGATAGTGAAACAAGTACTGATAATGGAAGTACAACTGATGAGAGATTTGATTTAGTGTCTTCTCCTGCATTAGCTCCTCGTTCTAACCGTATAAGCTTGATTGGGGATGTTGTCTGGGATGGGCAAGATTCTTCTATCCAGGGTACTGAGTTGCACCACATTGGCAGATGGATTGAGCAAATTTTTCCATTCTTCTTGCTGTTGCTAGTTGTTTTCATTCGTCAACATTTGCAAG GATTTGCTGTTGCAATCGGGATTACAGTTATACTTCTCAAGTCAAATGACATTCTGCAAAGACAAGTTGCTCTAAAG GGAGATAGCAAGATCTATGTTTTTGCTCTGATCTCCATATTTGGCATCCTTTATGTGATTGGTCTTTACTATTGTTATCGAAATGATGATCTTTTGCCTCCATTGGTCATGCTCCCTCCAAAAGTCTTACCACGTTTTCGGACTGCAGTATTCATCATCATAATAAATG ATGCATTGGTTCGACAGGCAGCAATGACTTTCAAGTGTTTACTGTTATTGTATTACAAGAATGGTGGTGGCCTCAATTATTACCGGCAGGTGAATGATGTGATGCCCTACAAA GGTCAAATGCTAACGTTGGTTGAGCATATGTTGCTGTTGTACCGCACCATGATACCAACGCCTGTATGGTTTAGATTCTTGTTGAACAAAGAAAATGGATGCCTCTTCTCATCACTGACGACAGGGTTTTATTTAACATTCAAGATTACTTGTGTAATTGAAAAG GTAAAATCCTTGCTTGCAGCCTGGAAGGCGTTATCACAAAAGGAAGTTCATTACAGATCATATGCAACTGCGGAACAG GTAAGTGCAGCAGGCGATCTGTGTGCCATTTGCCAGGAAAAGATGTATTATCCTGTATTGTTGCACTGTCGACACATATTCTGTGAAGAGTGTGTTTCAGAATG GTTTGAGAGAGAAGGGACGTGCCCATTGTGTTGGGCGTTGCTGAAACCGAGAAATGTGAGGTCATTTGGGGACGGGTCAACAAGTATAGTATTCCAGTTGTTTTGA
- the LOC130014442 gene encoding autophagy-related protein 18c-like isoform X2, with translation MTSTVSSSRGFLPPTPHASFGSPNIIPPPPSMAHPQTDSLETELLSVSWNQDYGCFAAGTNSGFRIYNCDPFKETFRRDLNSGGFKIVEMLFRCNILALAGSGANSQYPPNKVLIWDDHQSRCIGEFSFRSEVRAVKLRRDQIVVVLEHKIYVYSFMDLKLLHQIETLANPRGLCCLSHHSNTSVLACPGLHRGQVRIEHFGLNVMKLINAHDSHLACITLTMDGLLLATASTRGTLIRIFNTMDGSRLQEVRRGVDRADIYGIALSSNVQWLAVSSDKGTVHIFSLRVRVAGEDSSSYSSPIQGSALLKQNSSTSLDALISPSSSANPGSSLSFMRGMLPKYFSSEWSFAQFHLPEDTHFIAAFGSQNTVIIVGMDGRCSFDPVHGGEMVQQEYARFLKIESIPR, from the exons ATGACTTCCACTGTTTCTTCTTCTCGCGGGTTTCTTCCACCAACACCCCATGCCTCCTTTGGTTCTCCCAACATCATTCCTCCTCCTCCATCTATGGCCCACCCCCAAACCGACAGCCTCGAAACCGAGTTACTCTCTGTCTCTTGGAATCAGGACTATGGATGCTTTGCTGCTGGCACAAACTCTGGCTTTCGTATCTATAACTGCGACCCCTTTAAAGAAACCTTCAGACGCGATCTCAATAGTGGCGGATTCAAAATCGTTGAGATGCTCTTCCGCTGCAACATTTTGGCGCTTGCAGGCAGTGGTGCTAATTCCCAGTATCCTCCAAACAAAGTCTTAATTTGGGATGATCATCAAAGCCGATGCATTGGTGAATTTTCATTCAGGTCTGAGGTGCGTGCAGTAAAACTAAGACGGGACCAGATTGTCGTGGTTCTTGAGCACAAAATATATGTTTATAGTTTCATGGATCTTAAACTCCTTCATCAGATTGAGACTTTAGCCAATCCTAGGGGGCTATGTTGCCTTTCTCACCATTCAAATACGTCTGTTTTAGCTTGCCCAGGTCTTCATCGAGGGCAGGTTCGGATTGAACACTTTGGGCTCAATGTCATGAAGTTGATCAATGCCCATGACTCCCATCTTGCATGCATCACCTTGACTATGGATGGCCTGCTTCTAGCAACTGCCAGTACTAGAGGCACTTTGATCAGAATTTTCAATACCATGGATGGGTCTCGCTTGCAAGAG GTTCGAAGAGGAGTTGACAGGGCCGATATTTATGGCATTGCGCTGTCTTCGAATGTCCAGTGGCTAGCTGTTTCTAGTGATAAAGGTACTGTTCACATTTTCAGTCTTAGAGTTCGAGTGGCTGGAGAGGACTCTTCCTCTTACTCAAGTCCTATTCAGGGTTCAGCATTGTTGAAGCAGAATTCATCAACTTCTCTTGATGCTCTTATTTCTCCAAGTTCTAGTGCCAACCCTGGTTCATCCTTGTCTTTTATGAGAG GGATGTTACCAAAGTATTTTAGCTCAGAGTGGTCATTTGCCCAGTTCCACTTGCCAGAAGACACCCATTTTATTGCAGCATTTGGATCCCAGAATACTGTTATTATTGTTGGCATGGATGGAAG ATGCAGCTTTGATCCAGTTCATGGAGGGGAGATGGTGCAGCAGGAATATGCTCGCTTTCTGAAAATAGAGAGCATTCCGCGATAG